In the Klebsiella aerogenes KCTC 2190 genome, one interval contains:
- a CDS encoding glycoside-pentoside-hexuronide family transporter produces MKDHILSVKEKIGYGMGDAASHIIFDNVMLYMMFFYTDIFGIPAGFVGTMFLLARALDAISDPCMGLLADRTRSRWGKFRPWILFGAIPFGLVCVLAYSSPDLSHNGKLIYAAMTYTLLTLLYTVVNIPYCALGGVITDNPTQRISLQSWRFVLATAGGMLSTVLMMPLVNFIGGENKALGFQGGIAVLSVVAFLMLAFCFFTTKERVEAPPSSTSMREDLRDIWRNDQWRVVGVLTILNILAVCVRGGAMMYYTTWIMGSAALFTVFLTTYCVGNLIGSALAKPLTDWKCKVSVFWWTNALLAVLSVAMFFVPMDAEITMFVFIFIIGVLHQLVTPIQWVMMSDTVDYGEWCNGKRLTGISFAGTLFVLKLGLALGGALIGWMLAGGGYDAAAKTQNSATLTIIIALFTLVPAVCYLLSAVIAKRYYTLKTPFLKKMMAELAEGARRNEQEFTAAPIEKEWQN; encoded by the coding sequence ATGAAAGATCATATTCTGTCCGTCAAAGAGAAAATTGGCTACGGTATGGGTGACGCCGCCAGCCACATCATTTTTGATAACGTCATGTTATACATGATGTTTTTCTACACCGATATTTTCGGTATCCCCGCCGGCTTTGTCGGCACCATGTTCCTGCTGGCGCGGGCGCTGGATGCGATTTCCGACCCGTGCATGGGCCTGCTTGCCGACCGTACCCGCAGCCGTTGGGGTAAGTTCCGCCCGTGGATCCTCTTCGGCGCTATCCCGTTCGGCCTCGTCTGCGTGCTGGCTTACAGCTCGCCGGATTTAAGCCACAACGGCAAGCTGATCTACGCCGCCATGACCTACACGCTGCTGACCCTGCTCTACACCGTAGTGAATATCCCCTACTGCGCGCTCGGCGGCGTGATCACCGACAACCCGACGCAGCGCATCTCGCTGCAGTCCTGGCGCTTCGTGCTGGCGACGGCGGGGGGCATGCTCTCCACCGTGCTGATGATGCCGCTGGTCAACTTTATCGGCGGCGAAAATAAAGCGCTGGGCTTCCAGGGCGGCATTGCGGTGCTCTCGGTGGTCGCCTTCCTGATGCTGGCCTTCTGTTTTTTCACCACCAAAGAGCGTGTCGAAGCGCCGCCGAGCAGTACCTCGATGCGTGAAGACCTGCGCGATATCTGGCGTAATGACCAGTGGCGGGTGGTCGGCGTGCTCACCATCCTCAATATCCTCGCGGTCTGCGTTCGCGGTGGCGCGATGATGTACTACACCACCTGGATCATGGGCTCGGCGGCGTTGTTCACCGTCTTCCTCACCACCTACTGCGTCGGCAACCTGATTGGCTCGGCGCTGGCGAAGCCGCTGACCGACTGGAAATGTAAAGTCAGCGTCTTCTGGTGGACCAACGCCCTCCTGGCGGTGCTCAGCGTGGCGATGTTCTTCGTACCGATGGACGCCGAAATCACCATGTTCGTCTTTATCTTCATCATTGGCGTACTGCACCAGCTGGTGACGCCAATCCAGTGGGTGATGATGTCCGACACTGTCGACTACGGCGAATGGTGCAACGGCAAACGCCTGACCGGCATCAGCTTCGCCGGCACCCTGTTTGTGCTTAAGTTGGGGCTGGCGCTGGGCGGCGCGCTGATCGGCTGGATGCTGGCCGGCGGCGGCTATGACGCCGCCGCTAAAACCCAGAACAGCGCCACCCTCACCATCATTATCGCCTTGTTCACCCTCGTTCCGGCGGTGTGCTACCTGCTGAGCGCGGTAATCGCCAAACGCTACTACACGCTGAAAACGCCGTTCCTGAAAAAAATGATGGCCGAGCTGGCCGAGGGCGCGCGTCGCAACGAACAAGAATTCACGGCAGCCCCGATCGAAAAAGAATGGCAAAACTAA
- a CDS encoding tyrosine-type recombinase/integrase, which translates to MKLTARQVDTAKPKEKPYKLSDGGGLYLEVATSGSRYWRLKYRYAGKEKRLAFGVYPEVSLAEARDKREAAKKVLAAGNDPGEVKKAEKIAQKLGFENTFEAIAREWHQVRADRWSLRYREEIIDTFEKDVFPYIGKRPIAEIKPMELLETLRRMEKRGALEKMRKVRQRCGEVFRHAIVTGRAEYNPAPDLATALATPKKTHFPFLTAEELPHFLKDLAGYTGSIITKTATQIIMLTGVRTQELRFARWEDINFEKRLWEIPAEVMKMKRPHIVPMSDQVVALFESLKPITGLYPLVFIGRNDRTKPISKESINQVIELLGYKGRVTGHGFRHTMSTILHEEGFDSAWIETQLAHVDKNAIRGAYNHAQYLDGRKEMMQWYADYITHLLRTSF; encoded by the coding sequence ATGAAGTTAACAGCCCGTCAAGTTGATACTGCTAAACCGAAAGAAAAGCCTTACAAGTTATCTGATGGCGGTGGTCTCTACCTTGAGGTAGCGACCAGCGGCTCACGTTACTGGCGTTTGAAGTACCGTTACGCTGGTAAAGAAAAACGCCTGGCCTTTGGTGTATATCCAGAAGTCTCCTTAGCTGAAGCGCGTGATAAACGTGAAGCTGCCAAAAAGGTACTGGCGGCGGGTAACGATCCTGGTGAAGTAAAGAAAGCGGAGAAAATCGCTCAGAAGCTAGGCTTTGAAAACACTTTTGAAGCAATTGCGAGAGAATGGCATCAGGTGAGAGCTGACCGTTGGTCGTTGCGCTATCGTGAAGAAATCATTGATACGTTCGAGAAAGATGTTTTTCCCTACATTGGCAAGCGTCCCATTGCAGAGATAAAACCGATGGAGTTACTTGAAACTCTGCGCCGAATGGAAAAACGTGGAGCACTAGAAAAGATGCGCAAAGTCAGGCAACGCTGTGGTGAAGTATTCCGTCATGCGATTGTGACCGGACGTGCTGAATACAATCCTGCCCCCGATCTCGCTACTGCCCTCGCTACACCTAAGAAAACACATTTTCCCTTTCTGACCGCTGAAGAACTACCGCACTTCCTCAAAGATCTAGCTGGGTACACTGGTAGCATTATTACCAAGACGGCAACCCAAATCATCATGCTTACAGGTGTACGAACTCAGGAGTTGCGTTTCGCCCGTTGGGAAGATATCAACTTTGAAAAGCGACTCTGGGAGATACCAGCTGAAGTAATGAAGATGAAACGACCGCATATCGTACCTATGTCGGATCAGGTAGTAGCACTCTTTGAATCACTAAAACCTATTACTGGGCTATATCCACTTGTATTCATTGGACGCAATGATCGCACTAAGCCGATCTCAAAGGAAAGCATTAATCAGGTGATCGAGTTATTAGGATACAAAGGAAGGGTGACGGGGCATGGTTTTCGGCACACAATGAGTACCATACTACACGAAGAAGGTTTTGACTCTGCGTGGATTGAAACTCAACTTGCTCATGTGGACAAGAATGCGATTCGTGGAGCTTACAACCATGCGCAGTATCTGGATGGAAGGAAAGAGATGATGCAGTGGTATGCAGACTATATTACCCACTTGCTTAGAACATCATTTTAA
- a CDS encoding helix-turn-helix domain-containing protein, translated as MVVEIKSAATIRPEMIELRRKMLGMSQKDLAQIIAISQGTLSKIEQGLKPATDEQIDSIAKALNCPIEFFMMSERLYGGPISANPMYRKKASVGMKVLDKLVAEVNVRIAHLRKLLQFVDFEPEYELPYYDPDDYEDNIEQIARNVRTAWHIPRGPIKNLVEVLERAGVIIIDCDMEDTSLSGLSYNLAGLPPLIFINKNQPMDRYRFTLAHELGHLVMHRAPTPEMEEEANTFAAELLMPASDIYNDLRNVSIEKAAALKPFWRTSMAALFYRAKTLKAITAGQSDWIWRQMSIKRYKVDEPVKLDINGEKPTLLNAIIDHAKEELGYDQNELASIFNLFLPEVNQLYSLSTQNQHLRLVN; from the coding sequence ATGGTCGTGGAGATTAAGTCAGCAGCCACAATACGCCCAGAGATGATTGAGTTGCGTCGGAAAATGTTGGGTATGAGCCAGAAGGATTTGGCTCAGATTATCGCCATTTCTCAAGGAACCTTGTCTAAGATTGAGCAAGGCCTTAAGCCGGCCACTGATGAGCAAATTGATAGCATCGCAAAAGCGCTCAACTGCCCCATTGAGTTTTTCATGATGTCTGAAAGGCTTTATGGCGGACCCATAAGTGCAAATCCCATGTATCGTAAAAAAGCGTCAGTCGGTATGAAAGTACTGGACAAGCTTGTTGCGGAAGTAAATGTACGCATAGCCCATCTCAGAAAACTTTTGCAGTTCGTTGATTTTGAACCTGAATATGAACTCCCGTACTATGATCCTGACGATTATGAAGACAATATTGAGCAAATTGCGCGTAACGTTCGTACAGCATGGCACATCCCACGCGGACCAATAAAAAATCTAGTCGAAGTGTTAGAAAGGGCAGGAGTCATTATCATCGACTGTGATATGGAAGATACGAGTCTTTCCGGCCTTAGTTATAACCTAGCTGGCCTGCCGCCACTGATTTTTATAAACAAAAACCAGCCAATGGACCGCTACCGATTTACCTTAGCTCATGAGCTGGGACATTTAGTCATGCATCGTGCTCCTACTCCTGAAATGGAAGAGGAGGCAAACACTTTTGCTGCAGAATTACTTATGCCCGCTTCCGATATTTATAATGATTTAAGAAATGTAAGTATTGAAAAGGCTGCCGCACTTAAACCATTCTGGCGAACCTCAATGGCTGCGTTGTTTTACAGAGCTAAAACATTAAAAGCTATTACGGCAGGCCAAAGTGATTGGATCTGGAGGCAGATGTCCATCAAACGTTACAAGGTTGATGAGCCTGTAAAACTCGATATAAATGGGGAAAAACCCACTTTACTGAATGCAATTATTGATCATGCGAAAGAAGAACTGGGTTATGATCAGAATGAACTTGCATCTATATTCAACCTATTTTTACCCGAAGTTAACCAGTTGTACTCACTGAGTACACAAAATCAGCATTTACGTTTAGTAAATTAA
- a CDS encoding retron St85 family RNA-directed DNA polymerase produces MTTLKHHLLTSPLVAEQAFSLLSTSSSKKVTKLDVEKWLTVSLAKVMVSGPKMYRVYTIPKKNGGKRTIAHPSRALKVIQRGLVEFLNDKLPVHDAAYAYRKNISIKDNALQHVTNPYFLRMDLADFFNSIDVNLFEERIEKHKIQLSAADKALIRRSAFWSPKKTNTGTLILSIGAPSSPLISNFIMFSFDETISSICAPLKITYTRYADDLFFSTKNKNILFKIPSLIQYVLSTEFGKKLTINEVKTSFSSKAHNRHIAGVTITNNDTLSLGREKKRIISSMIHKYSLGKSDDIELAKLQGLLSFSKHIEPLFIERMMKKYSVNLVDKIISGQWRK; encoded by the coding sequence ATGACAACTCTAAAACATCATTTACTCACCAGCCCCTTAGTTGCGGAACAGGCGTTCAGTTTGCTCTCTACCTCCTCGTCTAAAAAAGTGACGAAATTGGATGTGGAAAAATGGCTCACTGTCTCACTTGCAAAGGTGATGGTAAGTGGCCCCAAGATGTACAGAGTTTATACAATCCCCAAAAAAAATGGGGGCAAACGTACAATTGCTCATCCGTCAAGAGCTCTCAAGGTGATCCAAAGAGGATTAGTTGAATTCTTAAATGATAAATTACCTGTACATGATGCTGCGTATGCATATAGAAAAAATATTAGTATTAAAGATAATGCGCTTCAACATGTGACAAATCCATATTTTTTAAGAATGGATCTCGCTGACTTCTTTAATAGTATTGATGTTAATCTATTTGAGGAGCGGATTGAGAAACATAAAATCCAACTAAGCGCAGCAGACAAAGCATTAATCCGTCGTTCTGCGTTTTGGAGTCCCAAGAAGACAAATACAGGAACCCTTATTCTCAGCATAGGTGCACCTTCATCGCCATTAATATCAAATTTCATTATGTTTTCATTCGATGAAACGATTAGTTCAATCTGTGCGCCTCTGAAGATCACATATACGAGATATGCCGATGATTTATTTTTTTCTACTAAGAATAAAAATATACTTTTTAAAATCCCAAGCCTAATCCAATATGTTTTAAGTACTGAGTTTGGTAAAAAATTAACGATTAATGAAGTTAAAACCAGTTTTTCATCTAAAGCACATAACAGGCATATTGCAGGAGTTACCATTACTAATAATGACACTCTATCTTTAGGTCGAGAGAAAAAAAGGATAATATCGTCAATGATCCATAAATACTCCCTAGGAAAATCTGACGATATTGAACTGGCTAAACTACAGGGGCTCTTATCCTTTTCGAAACATATAGAGCCTTTATTTATCGAAAGAATGATGAAAAAATACTCAGTTAACTTGGTAGATAAAATAATCTCTGGTCAATGGAGGAAATAA
- the ptuA gene encoding retron Ec78 anti-phage system effector ATPase PtuA: MEGKNKKATRTVTEKIEGAEKGHLGDMFEVAGWMESGRYSLNTDKAKAQEYYDHINENLQTKRPFFSSLELVNYKGIRKTVKKITLDPYLNIFVGVNGSGKTTIIESIVKASTWLVNGIKNRANGKGIHPAEINNSQDAKDCAITATLTLDEKSTFTLILYKNKNSTNKNRSSLSEFKNLAEMYYSLNSKYKGESCLPLFCHYSVSRALEIKTDDEQKNGEITAFNNLDGYSFSFEESRNFKNLIKWMLFCGSQNNDEVDDIKNKLSSLEVKYNTTYEIYNFLADETKEESSIGLKLKNELDELRMKIAEFQLNLNNVDGNIVSVVKKAIYKFMSIDNIRMKVDKDNVSILLDKKGITISATDLSQGEKALFSLVSDISRRLILLNPGKGIDALKGHGVVIIDEIDLHLHPKWQQEIIGQLQDTFPNIQFIITTHSPQVLSTAPSHCIKVIRNDENGILNIVEPEFSLGSESDMILEDIFLVNSRPENIEQVKMLNRYKDLIELDKWDTDEAEDLKKELDKWAGKHDPVMKKLQMDIRLREFRRGKK; encoded by the coding sequence ATGGAAGGTAAAAATAAAAAGGCAACCAGAACTGTAACTGAAAAAATTGAAGGTGCAGAAAAAGGACATCTGGGGGATATGTTTGAAGTTGCAGGATGGATGGAGTCAGGGCGTTATTCTCTAAATACAGATAAAGCTAAAGCCCAAGAATATTACGATCATATAAATGAAAACCTTCAAACAAAACGACCTTTTTTTTCTAGCTTAGAGTTAGTAAATTATAAAGGTATTAGAAAAACGGTAAAAAAAATCACCCTTGACCCATACTTGAATATTTTTGTAGGCGTGAATGGCAGCGGGAAAACGACAATAATTGAATCTATAGTAAAAGCATCTACTTGGCTGGTTAATGGTATTAAAAATAGAGCAAATGGTAAAGGAATCCATCCTGCTGAAATAAATAATTCTCAAGATGCAAAAGATTGTGCAATTACAGCAACATTAACTCTTGATGAGAAATCAACATTCACACTCATCTTGTATAAAAATAAAAACAGTACAAATAAGAACAGAAGCTCATTGAGTGAGTTTAAAAATTTAGCCGAAATGTATTATTCACTCAACAGTAAATATAAAGGTGAATCCTGTCTCCCTCTCTTTTGCCACTATTCAGTTAGTAGAGCTTTAGAAATAAAAACAGATGATGAACAAAAAAATGGTGAAATTACTGCATTTAATAACTTAGATGGGTACAGCTTTTCATTTGAAGAATCTAGGAATTTCAAGAATTTAATTAAGTGGATGTTGTTTTGTGGCTCTCAAAACAATGATGAAGTTGATGATATCAAAAACAAACTATCTTCTCTTGAAGTTAAATATAATACAACATATGAAATCTACAACTTTTTAGCAGATGAGACTAAAGAAGAATCCTCTATTGGATTAAAACTTAAAAATGAATTAGATGAACTTCGCATGAAAATTGCAGAATTCCAGTTAAATCTAAATAATGTCGATGGCAATATCGTTAGTGTTGTTAAAAAAGCAATATATAAATTTATGAGCATCGACAATATAAGAATGAAAGTTGATAAAGATAACGTATCAATCTTACTTGACAAAAAAGGTATAACTATTTCTGCAACTGACCTTTCTCAGGGTGAAAAAGCTTTATTTTCCTTAGTCAGTGATATTAGCCGTAGGCTTATTCTTCTAAATCCAGGAAAAGGGATTGATGCTTTAAAAGGTCATGGTGTTGTAATTATCGATGAAATTGATTTACACTTACACCCGAAATGGCAACAGGAAATCATTGGACAACTACAGGATACTTTTCCTAACATTCAATTTATTATAACAACTCATAGCCCTCAGGTATTATCAACCGCACCGAGCCATTGCATTAAAGTTATTCGTAATGATGAAAATGGAATACTAAATATTGTCGAACCTGAATTCTCTCTCGGTTCCGAGTCCGATATGATTCTTGAAGATATATTTCTTGTAAACTCTCGCCCGGAAAATATTGAGCAAGTAAAAATGCTTAACCGGTACAAAGATTTAATAGAACTCGATAAGTGGGATACGGATGAGGCTGAAGATTTAAAGAAGGAGCTCGATAAATGGGCGGGTAAACACGATCCAGTAATGAAAAAACTGCAAATGGATATTAGGCTTCGTGAGTTTAGAAGAGGGAAAAAATAA
- the ptuB gene encoding retron Ec78 anti-phage system effector HNH endonuclease PtuB, which produces MSLEEGKNNEKIKKGDEPNLLSIYKRENPNSDWKNGFRQNAGAEANQSVRDALKKEQFGLCVYCEIDLKDSGGIGFDDFRVEHFFPENPKAGESRGDGINYALHWPNLFGCCTGGNVPHVVESEERYSNPHTHCDVPKMNNDWTAIILDPTVDIPAFPSLFEFNEEGTISVSDSCPQEIKEKANKTIEYLKLNTKKIERFRSATIQKIRDELLSFPEENLPAVLNELSEAYLCPDNNGKLSPFFSTIRWYLGPAAEDVLRQSEYND; this is translated from the coding sequence GTGAGTTTAGAAGAGGGAAAAAATAATGAAAAAATAAAAAAAGGGGATGAGCCGAATTTATTATCTATATATAAAAGGGAAAATCCTAACAGTGATTGGAAGAATGGCTTCAGACAAAATGCTGGAGCAGAGGCAAATCAGTCAGTTCGAGATGCTCTAAAAAAAGAGCAATTTGGTTTATGCGTTTATTGTGAAATAGATCTTAAGGATTCTGGAGGAATTGGATTTGATGATTTCAGGGTAGAACATTTCTTTCCGGAAAATCCAAAGGCAGGCGAATCAAGAGGTGATGGTATAAATTATGCTTTGCACTGGCCAAACTTATTTGGATGTTGTACTGGAGGGAACGTACCACATGTAGTAGAGAGCGAGGAAAGGTATAGCAACCCACATACTCATTGTGATGTACCCAAAATGAATAATGATTGGACAGCAATTATCCTCGACCCCACTGTAGATATACCAGCATTTCCATCGCTTTTTGAGTTTAATGAGGAGGGAACTATTTCTGTATCTGATAGTTGCCCACAAGAAATTAAGGAAAAAGCAAATAAAACTATTGAATACTTAAAACTTAACACAAAGAAAATTGAAAGATTTAGAAGCGCCACAATCCAAAAAATAAGAGATGAATTACTTTCATTTCCAGAAGAAAATCTTCCTGCAGTTTTGAATGAGTTATCTGAAGCTTACCTTTGCCCGGATAATAACGGTAAGCTATCTCCTTTTTTTTCTACAATCAGATGGTATCTTGGTCCAGCTGCAGAGGATGTTTTACGACAATCAGAATATAATGATTAA
- a CDS encoding helix-turn-helix transcriptional regulator codes for MKYIVSNSGLTNKFFYAQIKKGLFPSPIKLGRSSRWKLSEYEQWIEQRANNRGQ; via the coding sequence ATGAAGTACATCGTAAGCAATTCAGGTCTGACAAATAAGTTCTTCTACGCTCAAATAAAAAAAGGCCTATTTCCATCACCAATTAAGCTAGGGCGCTCTTCCCGGTGGAAACTGAGTGAGTATGAACAATGGATTGAGCAAAGAGCAAATAATAGAGGCCAATAG
- a CDS encoding GTPase family protein, whose product MSKHSNSHDAVNAFQACLSFLPSSSTERILKQLKQSIDYEPVIGIMGKTGAGKSSLCNALFQEQTCLTSELMACTREPQRLVLTVGERSITLVDLPGVGETPEFDAEYMALYHRLFVELDLVIWVLRADDRARAIDITTHRLLLSNGADPSRFLFVITQAECIPPLPTNSECQDRPSPTQCLSLATISAQIAGQFPSSYPVIAVSAHTGYNLTVLVELMVHALPIQASSAFYRQLKPEHLTKESNDAVRQRFGEMAGNAFDTVINPDSFPSGWTSFLRKLRQKLVQLATVLWDRFFG is encoded by the coding sequence ATGTCCAAACACTCTAATTCACATGATGCGGTAAACGCATTCCAAGCCTGTCTTAGCTTCCTACCCTCTTCTTCAACCGAACGCATCCTGAAGCAGTTAAAGCAATCTATCGACTACGAGCCTGTAATTGGAATTATGGGTAAAACAGGTGCAGGTAAAAGCAGCCTTTGCAACGCACTATTCCAGGAGCAAACTTGTCTGACTAGCGAGCTTATGGCGTGTACCCGAGAACCACAACGCTTGGTCCTCACTGTGGGCGAACGCAGCATAACCCTGGTCGATCTTCCTGGCGTTGGTGAGACTCCTGAGTTCGATGCTGAGTATATGGCGCTCTATCATCGTTTGTTTGTTGAACTGGACCTAGTTATTTGGGTATTACGGGCTGATGATCGCGCCCGGGCAATAGATATTACAACACACCGATTGCTACTTTCTAATGGCGCAGATCCATCACGTTTCTTATTTGTGATAACTCAGGCTGAATGTATTCCTCCGTTACCAACTAACTCTGAATGCCAGGATCGGCCTTCTCCAACACAGTGCCTTTCGTTGGCCACCATCAGCGCCCAAATTGCGGGTCAGTTTCCATCTTCTTATCCGGTAATAGCAGTTTCTGCTCATACTGGCTACAACTTGACGGTCCTTGTAGAGCTTATGGTGCATGCATTACCGATACAGGCTAGCAGCGCCTTTTATCGGCAATTGAAACCAGAGCACCTGACTAAAGAGAGCAACGATGCTGTACGCCAGCGGTTTGGTGAGATGGCAGGAAATGCATTTGATACGGTGATAAACCCGGACTCTTTCCCGTCAGGCTGGACCAGCTTTTTGAGAAAACTGCGCCAAAAATTAGTGCAGCTTGCCACCGTGTTATGGGACAGATTTTTTGGCTAA
- a CDS encoding helix-turn-helix transcriptional regulator, whose amino-acid sequence MSVNEQDSRYDRLAIRLSVIISRLLAGETLSLKSLVDEFGVSERTLQRDFNQRLIHLDILDENGRYRLNDCQPPDHSSGAFSFIRTTGIARIIPVQDRQLMNLLMNESGTSPCLIWHAPLKSHVALPEFFSRLVQAISQKRQITVLVEGQRHEALEPYRLIHYVEEWYLVVCQSGKIRVFALTSIGAVTLDEVRFKRREDISYLTAGEGFIAALPHFPLISDVIDTFRY is encoded by the coding sequence ATGTCCGTCAACGAGCAAGACTCACGTTACGACCGACTGGCGATCAGATTATCGGTCATTATTAGCCGCCTGCTTGCGGGAGAAACACTCTCACTCAAATCTCTGGTGGATGAATTTGGTGTCTCTGAACGCACTCTACAACGTGACTTCAATCAGAGGCTAATCCATCTGGATATTCTGGATGAAAATGGACGATACCGTTTGAATGATTGCCAACCACCCGATCATTCATCGGGCGCATTCTCGTTTATACGTACTACAGGTATTGCTCGGATAATCCCAGTGCAAGACAGGCAACTAATGAACCTGCTAATGAACGAGTCCGGGACTTCACCCTGCCTGATCTGGCATGCCCCCCTGAAATCCCATGTCGCATTACCCGAGTTCTTCTCCCGTCTTGTGCAGGCTATCAGCCAGAAACGACAAATCACTGTGTTGGTTGAAGGGCAGCGTCATGAAGCATTGGAGCCTTATCGTCTTATTCACTATGTGGAGGAATGGTATCTGGTGGTGTGTCAGTCGGGAAAAATCCGTGTGTTTGCTCTGACCAGTATTGGTGCTGTCACGCTTGATGAGGTGCGCTTTAAGCGTCGCGAAGATATTTCATACCTAACTGCTGGTGAAGGTTTTATTGCGGCACTACCGCATTTTCCTCTTATCAGTGATGTTATTGACACATTTCGCTATTAG
- a CDS encoding DUF932 domain-containing protein translates to MTRLASRFGAVNLVRRDRPLTHDELAHYVPSVFSEEKHESRSERYTYIPTITLLDNLQREGFQPFFACQTRVRDLSKREHTKHMLRLRREGQITGKQVPEIILLNSHDGSSSYQMLPGLFRSVCQNGLICGESFGEVRVPHKGNVVEKVIEGAYEILGIFDRVEEKRDAMQSLMLPPPAQHAIAKAALTYRFGEEHQPVTESQILSPRRWQDESNDLWTTYQRIQENLIKGGLSGRTIKGKRAHTRAVKGIDGDVKLNRALWVMAENMLQFAS, encoded by the coding sequence ATGACCCGATTAGCCAGCCGCTTTGGTGCGGTCAATTTAGTGCGCCGTGATCGCCCGTTAACCCACGATGAACTGGCACATTACGTTCCGAGTGTCTTCAGTGAAGAAAAGCATGAATCCCGCAGTGAGCGTTACACATACATCCCTACTATTACCCTCCTCGATAACCTTCAACGCGAGGGTTTTCAACCGTTCTTTGCCTGCCAGACCCGAGTGCGAGATCTGAGTAAACGAGAGCACACCAAACATATGCTGCGCCTGCGTCGCGAAGGGCAAATTACCGGCAAACAGGTGCCAGAAATTATTCTGCTTAATAGCCACGACGGTTCAAGCTCATACCAGATGCTACCAGGTTTATTTAGATCGGTTTGCCAAAATGGACTTATTTGCGGTGAAAGTTTTGGGGAAGTGCGTGTGCCGCATAAAGGCAACGTAGTGGAGAAAGTCATTGAAGGGGCTTACGAAATACTGGGCATTTTTGACCGAGTAGAAGAGAAGCGCGATGCCATGCAGTCACTTATGTTACCGCCACCTGCTCAGCACGCCATTGCGAAAGCGGCATTAACCTATCGTTTTGGTGAAGAGCATCAACCAGTCACGGAATCACAGATACTTTCCCCGCGCCGATGGCAGGATGAAAGTAACGATCTTTGGACTACCTACCAACGCATTCAGGAAAACCTGATTAAAGGTGGGCTATCGGGACGAACCATCAAAGGTAAACGCGCTCATACACGCGCAGTGAAAGGTATCGACGGTGATGTGAAGCTCAATCGAGCACTGTGGGTTATGGCTGAGAATATGCTGCAATTTGCTTCATGA